Proteins encoded in a region of the Neodiprion lecontei isolate iyNeoLeco1 chromosome 5, iyNeoLeco1.1, whole genome shotgun sequence genome:
- the LOC107217584 gene encoding laminin subunit beta-1 isoform X1, which produces MVRPNQLIAIVFGLFLVILADTTSPPYYRRVSNRVQSRPAVVETVQRGDMSPSEAFGENQYSWSRVTTMRPRGVLLKKPQPCEVGSCYPATGDLLIGRENRIRASSTCGLKGPERYCIVSHLQDRKKCFFCDKRIPKQQHGVENIVHKYQPNHRAAETWWQSENGVENVTLQLDLEAEFHFTHIIIKFKTFRPAAMLIERSYDFGKTWQVYKYFAYNCQQSFPGVSTKASRNLTDVVCESRYSNVAPSEGGEIIHRVLPPNLQIDNPYSKEVQNLLKMTNLRINFTRLHTLGDDLLDNRAEIREKYYYAIKNMWVRGSCSCYGHASRCLPLPGIPERQDMVHGRCECTHNTKGLNCEYCEDFFNDLPWKPAVGKQTSACKMCNCNNHSQSCHFDEAVFERSGRVSGGVCDDCQHNTRGQNCEQCKPFFYHESSRDMTDAEACQPCDCDPSGSLDDGICDSRTDELSGDESGRCHCKANVEGRRCDRCKNGFWKFDFNNPDGCQACTCNTVGTIGNQGCNMLTGECTCKRYVTARDCSQCLPEYWGLSEEQDGCKPCDCDLGGAYDNFCDVVTGQCRCRRNIGGRTCNEPEQSYYTVSLDFLIYEGENSRASSNCQIVIREPYRDGRNTTWTGSGFIRAYEFSNLTFVIDDIVKTMEYDIVVRYEPEIAGPWQKVRIFIERDGPVDPDGPCRNWQPSDDRVTMQLYPDRHSAVAIRNACLESGKRYIVHLTFDAYDQRYQTPSASILIDSITLIPRPESIPVFSGSPLAEVRRQEYEAYRCGDMFYDLYDRDQQISDICKQYQYIIGTYVFDGGHACECNLTGSHSLLCNQFGGRCSCKTNVIGRRCDSCAPGTYNFGPEGCKPCDCDAVGALDNFCNVETGRCTCHPNTYSRTCGLCQPGFWNFPHCRRCECNGHADSCDSKTGACINCQDSTTGHNCDMCIATFYGDPRIGVDIPCRQCPCPGAIASGHSYADSCSLDSITQDVVCECYEGYASPRCETCDDNYYGNPDVPGGSCTPCDCSNNTDPARPGNCDPKTGECLQCLFDTAGSHCQICKPQYYGDALEKNCKFCECNVLGTDQSAGPCNHRSGQCPCLPHVMGQFCDHCEENHWRIASGEGCDPCECDAIGSISDKCNEYDGTCECRPGFGGRQCNECQKNHWGDPNIECKTCECSSLGSATPQCDRQTGACVCYEGIGGVKCDHCDRGYLGFAPTCRPCGECFDNWDMTLQGVRNRTSNVITDASRIKKVGITGFYTSEFDQMDDSLNQVKALVSDTSVRGQDLEKLSDRAADLKNVIQASQMRLDELDNLQDSVSQRVHLADAALKNMRNRTDNLHQDAAQLKKDATKLQEANVQGALNVTVEMAEQSNEAERMANGTLNTLAEAERYHTNTENFLSKNSLSFKEATDQNKESIARLGDQVTTIKSMLPDLNLEVCGERVTECSSLCGGAGCGSCGGLSCDAGAVAKVNLALDLADKQTAAIKNHRDKAEQLLRSMSQVQQEAIAARSNAQDAFNHALSVRNKTDGLSADLTALTDRMWNFLTEEQSTPAEVRDLAKKALSKNIHSNPEQIKELAQNISLMVGSLTNPEKIIAEAADGLRRANQLRERANATKNEAIAKEVQAEKITKLLTDAQSAQDNADNAVRKATDDIAQSQAHLTTIIQGMKMAKDTAGKLTASVGALDSRLENLQTQLIKDDYILNEEIAKQVAEVVLEAGTVDNKTMKLRQEYQQAKNSLGNRVDRSKGNIEKAKSLLARASELTADTSTKFKDLDGMEIVYKDNERKLSRLMDIVDSLTNEMEQHLKEIDTKSIRYRQCST; this is translated from the exons ATGGTTCGGCCAAATCAGCTCATCGCCATTGTTTTTGGTTTATTTCTGGTTATACTAGCAG aTACGACGAGCCCTCCTTACTACCGACGAGTATCGAACAGAGTGCAATCGAGACCAG CTGTTGTAGAAACCGTGCAGAGAGGAGATATGTCGCCGTCAGAAGCTTTCGGCGAGAATCAGTATAGTTGGAGCCGGGTGACGACAATGAGGCCCAGAG GTGTGCTTCTAAAGAAACCTCAACCCTGCGAAGTTGGCTCGTGTTATCCAGCTACTGGAGATTTGTTAATCGGGCGAGAAAATCGAATCCGTGCTTCGTCTACCTGCGGTTTAAAAGGACCTGAAAGATACTGCATAGTTTCTCACCTTCAGGAtaggaaaaaatgtttcttttgTGACAAAAGAATCCCAAAGCAGCAACACGgggttgaaaatattgtccACAAGTACCAGCCAAA CCATCGCGCTGCAGAGACTTGGTGGCAGTCGGAAAATGGTGTGGAAAATGTCACACTGCAGCTGGACCTGGAAGCGGAATTCCATTTCACCCACATAATCATAAAATTCAAGACGTTCAGACCAGCTGCAATGTTGATCGAACGTTCTTACGACTTTGGCAAGACCTGGCAGGTGTACAAATACTTTGCCTATAACTGCCAGCAGTCATTCCCTGGCGTGTCGACGAAGGCATCTCGGAACTTGACGGATGTCGTGTGCGAATCGCGATATTCCAACGTTGCTCCATCAGAAGGTGGTGAGATAATCCACAGAGTGCTGCCACCGAACCTGCAAATCGACAACCCGTACTCGAAGGAAGTTCAGAATCTTTTGAAAATGACCAACTTGCGGATCAACTTCACAAGGCTGCACACTTTGGGTGACGACTTGTTGGACAACCGCGCAGAGATACGAGAGAAGTATTACTACGCCATAAAAAACATGTGGGTTCGAGGATCCTGCTCGTGCTACGGACACGCGTCGAGGTGTCTACCCTTGCCCGGAATACCCGAAAGGCAGGACATGGTTCATGGCCGTTGTGAATGTACGCACAACACCAAGGGACTGAACTGTGAATATTGCGAGGACTTCTTCAACGATTTACCGTGGAAACCTGCGGTTGGAAAGCAAACCAGTGCCTGCAAGATGTGCAACTGTAACAATCACAGTCAAAGTTGTCATTTCGACGAGGCCGTCTTCGAGCGATCTGGAAGAGTTTCCGGCGGTGTTTGTGACGACTGTCAGCATAACACTCGTGGGCAAAATTGTGAACAGTGCAAGCCATTCTTCTACCATGAGTCCAGTAGAGATATGACTGACGCTGAAGCTTGCCAAC CCTGTGACTGCGATCCCTCCGGTTCCTTGGATGATGGAATCTGCGACTCACGCACTGACGAGTTAAGTGGTGATGAATCTGGCCGGTGTCACTGCAAGGCCAACGTTGAAGGCAGACGGTGTGACAGATGTAAGAATGGATTCTGGAAATTCGACTTTAACAACCCGGACGGATGTCAAG CGTGTACCTGCAACACTGTCGGAACGATCGGTAACCAAGGGTGCAACATGCTGACGGGCGAATGCACCTGTAAGCGTTACGTAACCGCACGTGACTGCAGTCAATGTCTCCCAGAATATTGGGGTCTTTCCGAGGAACAAGACGGCTGTAAGCCATGCGATTGTGACCTTGGTGGAGCCTACGACAATTTCTGTGATGTCGTGACAGGCCAGTGCCGTTGCAGGCGTAACATAGGTGGGCGAACCTGCAATGAGCCAGAGCAAAGTTACTACACTGTTTCTTTGGATTTCCTCATTTACGAAGGAGAGAATAGTCGAGCATCCAGC AACTGTCAGATTGTGATCAGAGAGCCCTACCGTGACGGGAGAAACACCACGTGGACTGGCAGTGGGTTCATCAGAGCTTACGAATTCTCAAACTTGACCTTCGTTATAGACGACATCGTGAAAACCATGGAGTACGACATAGTCGTGCGATATGAACCTGAGATCGCAGGGCCCTGGCAGAAAGTGCGAATCTTTATCGAAAGGGACGGTCCAGTGGACCCTGACGGACCCTGTAGAAATTGGCAGCCTTCTGATGACCGTGTCACAATGCAGCTCTATCCTGACAGACATAGTGCCGTTGCAATTAGAAACGCCTGTTTGGAATCAGGAAAGAGATACATCGTACATTTGACTTTTGATGCATACGACCAACGTTACCAAACACCGTCGGCATCTATTCTAATTGATTCG ATCACGTTGATCCCTAGACCAGAGAGCATACCGGTCTTCAGTGGATCCCCACTTGCGGAAGTGCGCCGCCAAGAATACGAAGCTTATCGATGCGGTGATATGTTTTACGACTTGTACGATAGGGACCAACAGATTTCCGATATCTGCAAACAGTATCAGTATATCATTGGGACGTATGTGTTCGACGGTGGTCATG CATGTGAATGTAACCTGACTGGGTCACACAGTCTGCTTTGCAATCAATTCGGAGGCAGATGTTCCTGCAAAACAAACGTGATCGGTCGTCGATGCGATAGTTGCGCACCTGGAACCTACAATTTTGGACCAGAAGGCTGTAAGCCGTGCGACTGTGACGCCGTGGGAGCGTTGGACAACTTCTGCAACGTTGAGACGGGGCGGTGCACTTGTCACCCGAACACGTACTCCAGAACGTGCGGCCTGTGTCAACCAGGCTTTTGGAACTTCCCACACTGCAGACGATGCGAGTGCAACGGTCATGCCGACAGCTGCGACTCGAAGACGGGAGCTTGTATAAACTGCCAGGACTCAACGACGGGCCACAACTGCGACATGTGCATAGCGACATTCTACGGTGACCCACGTATCGGCGTCGACATCCCTTGCAGGCAGTGTCCATGTCCGGGCGCCATAGCATCGGGTCATTCATATGCAGACAGCTGCTCACTGGATTCCATAACTCAAGACGTGGTTTGCGAATGCTACGAAGGTTACGCCAGTCCGAGATGTGAAACCTGCGACGATAACTACTATGGAAACCCAGATGTTCCCGGTGGCAGTTGCACGCCATGCGATTGTAGCAATAACACTGACCCGGCTCGACCGGGCAACTGCGATCCGAAGACCGGGGAATGCCTCCAGTGTTTGTTTGACACCGCTGGCTCACACTGCCAGATTTGCAAGCCGCAATATTACGGCGATGCCTTAGAGAAAAACTGCAAATTCTGCGAGTGTAATGTACTTGGTACAGATCAGAGCGCGGGCCCCTGTAATCACCGATCGGGACAGTGTCCGTGTCTCCCGCATGTCATGGGTCAGTTCTGTGACCACTGCGAAGAGAACCATTGGCGAATTGCAAGCGGAGAAGGCTGCGATCCGTGCGAATGTGACGCGATTGGAAGTATTTCGGACAAATGTAACGAGTACGATGGAACTTGCGAGTGCAGGCCAGGTTTCGGTGGAAGGCAGTGTAACGAGTGCCAGAAGAATCACTGGGGCGATCCGAATATTGAATGTAAAACTTGCGAGTGCAGTTCCCTTGGTTCAGCCACGCCGCAGTGTGACAGACAAACCGGGGCTTGCGTGTGCTACGAAGGTATCGGGGGCGTAAAGTGCGACCACTGTGATCGAGGCTACCTCGGTTTTGCTCCGACCTGCCGCCCTTGCGGAGAATGTTTCGATAATTGGGACATGACTCTTCAAGGAGTGAGGAATCGGACAAGCAATGTAATCACAGATGCTTCGAGAATCAAAAAGGTTGGTATAACCGGATTCTACACGTCCGAGTTCGATCAAATGGACGACTCGTTGAACCAAGTCAAGGCTCTGGTGAGCGATACCAGCGTAAGAGGACAAGACCTGGAAAAATTGAGCGACAGGGCGGCGGATCTGAAAAACGTCATTCAGGCATCTCAGATGAGACTTGACGAGCTCGACAACCTCCAGGACAGTGTTAGTCAACGAGTGCATCTCGCCGACGCTGCCCTCAAAAACATGAGGAATAGGACGGACAATCTGCATCAAGACGCTGCGCAGTTGAAGAAGGACGCAACGAAGTTACAAGAGGCTAACGTGCAGGGGGCTCTGAACGTCACCGTTGAAATGGCCGAGCAATCGAACGAGGCTGAAAGAATGGCCAATGGTACATTGAACACCTTGGCCGAGGCTGAGCGGTACCATACGAACACGGAAAATTTCCTCAGTAAGAATTCCCTCAGCTTCAAGGAGGCCACGGATCAAAACAAGGAGTCCATTGCTCGGCTTGGCGACCAGGTGACCACCATAAAATCCATGCTGCCTGATTTGAACCTTGAAGTTTGCGGAGAGCGCGTCACTGAGTGTAGTTCACTGTGCGGTGGAGCTGGATGTGGTTCTTGTGGAGGATTGTCTTGTGATGCTGGAGCCGTAGCAAAAGTCAACTTGGCACTGGATCTGGCCGATAAGCAAACAGCGGCGATCAAGAATCATCGGGATAAAGCTGAGCAGCTACTGAGGAGC ATGTCTCAAGTACAACAAGAAGCAATCGCAGCAAGATCGAACGCTCAAGATGCGTTCAACCATGCCTTGTCCGTAAGGAACAAGACGGACGGATTGTCCGCCGATTTGACAGCGCTCACCGACAGGATGTGGAATTTCCTTACGGAGGAACAATCAACCCCAGCTGAGGTCAGAGACCTGGCGAAGAAGGCATTGAGTAAAAACATTCACTCGAATCCAGAACAGATCAAGGAACTCGCGCAGAACATATCCTTGATGGTTGGGTCGCTGACGAATCCCGAGAAAATCATCGCCGAAGCAGCCGATGGTTTGAGGCGGGCTAACCAACTGAGAGAACGAGCCAACGCGACGAAGAACGAGGCGATAGCCAAGGAAGTGCAAGCCGAAAAGATAACCAAGCTATTGACTGACGCTCAGTCGGCTCAGGACAATGCTGACAATGCTGTAAGAAAGGCAACGGACGATATTGCTCAGTCCCAAGCGCACTTGACCACGATTATTCAGGGAATGAAAATGGCCAAGGACACGGCCGGCAAATTAACCGCGAGCGTCGGCGCCTTGGATTCGAGACTCGAGAATCTTCAGACTCAGCTGATAAAGGATGACTACATACTTAACGAGGAGATTGCAAAGCAGGTTGCTGAAGTGGTCCTGGAAGCTGGAACAGTCGATAACAAGACGATGAAACTGAGACAGGAGTATCAACAAGCAAAAAATTCACTGGGGAACCGAGTCGACAGGAGTAAAGGAAACATCGAGAAGGCAAAATCACTTTTGGCAAGGGCGTCTGAATTGACGGCCGATACTTCGACCAAGTTCAAGGACCTCGACGGTATGGAGATTGTGTATAAAGACAACGAGAGAAAATTGTCTAGGCTCATGGATATCGTCGACTCTTTGACAAACGAAATGGAACAACATTTGAAGGAAATTGATACGAAGTCCATAAGGTACCGGCAATGTTCCACTTAa